One stretch of Spirochaetota bacterium DNA includes these proteins:
- a CDS encoding YkgJ family cysteine cluster protein produces the protein MDIKENYYELFPQLNDIVILYQEVEAIINNIKSSFSIFCPHGCGTCCDTSIENIEASIVEMLPLCIHIYEQHNYQLWLDKANEKQCIFYDTSPLKKSSGCCMVYTYRPLVCRLFGFSFTKNKYGAIVPVACSILQKQYKDKSNFIAIAKDSLPMMSSFSLQSIMIDTVRSDRYPINEAFVKAMEYVVLKISLTVNDSNYNKIA, from the coding sequence ATGGATATTAAAGAAAATTATTATGAGCTTTTTCCACAGTTGAATGATATTGTCATTTTGTATCAGGAAGTAGAAGCAATAATCAATAACATTAAATCTTCATTTTCAATTTTCTGTCCACATGGCTGTGGTACCTGTTGTGATACATCCATTGAAAATATTGAAGCTTCAATAGTAGAAATGTTGCCGCTTTGCATACATATCTATGAACAACACAATTACCAGTTGTGGCTGGATAAAGCAAATGAAAAGCAATGCATTTTTTATGATACAAGCCCTCTCAAAAAAAGTTCAGGATGCTGTATGGTATATACTTACAGACCACTAGTATGCCGTTTATTTGGCTTTAGTTTTACAAAAAATAAATATGGGGCGATAGTTCCTGTGGCATGCTCTATTCTACAAAAACAATATAAAGATAAGAGTAATTTTATTGCAATTGCCAAAGATTCTTTACCCATGATGAGCTCTTTTTCATTGCAGTCAATAATGATAGACACAGTAAGAAGTGATAGATACCCAATAAATGAGGCTTTTGTTAAAGCGATGGAGTATGTGGTGTTGAAAATAAGTTTAACAGTGAATGATTCAAATTATAATAAAATTGCTTAA
- a CDS encoding epoxyqueuosine reductase QueH has protein sequence MNSKRFPKLLLHTCCGPCLTHVYEVLSQQFNVHVFYYNPNIAPRSEYQLRLREVEQFSSYNSIPVTIGNYNQKDWFNTVKPYRMYGEMSQRCFACYDFRLRETFKVAKENKFDAVCTTLTVSPYKDAERINEIGINLSKLYEIKFISKDFKSDGGYQQSIELSKKYGMYRQKYCGCIYSKLERKKSSLWSIKVKKFKESMHHSYK, from the coding sequence GTGAACAGCAAACGGTTCCCAAAATTGTTACTCCATACATGCTGTGGACCGTGTCTCACGCATGTATATGAAGTATTATCACAACAATTTAATGTTCATGTTTTCTATTACAATCCAAATATAGCACCACGGTCAGAATACCAACTACGATTGCGTGAAGTTGAACAATTTTCCAGCTACAATTCAATACCAGTAACTATCGGTAACTATAATCAAAAAGATTGGTTTAATACGGTAAAACCATACCGCATGTATGGTGAGATGTCGCAGAGATGTTTTGCTTGCTATGATTTTCGATTGAGGGAAACTTTTAAAGTAGCAAAGGAAAATAAATTTGATGCTGTATGCACCACATTAACAGTAAGCCCTTATAAGGATGCAGAGAGAATTAATGAAATAGGCATCAACCTGTCAAAATTGTACGAAATAAAGTTTATATCAAAAGATTTTAAGTCTGATGGCGGATACCAGCAGTCCATTGAATTATCTAAAAAATATGGAATGTACAGACAAAAGTATTGTGGATGTATTTATTCAAAGCTTGAAAGAAAAAAGTCATCATTGTGGTCTATTAAAGTCAAAAAATTTAAAGAATCAATGCATCATTCATATAAATAA